The stretch of DNA ACATACAGCATATTTATAGTTTAGAGAGAATACAGCCACATCAAGCAAAGTTATTGTTGGTGGAATCAGTTTTTGCTATTTGATATCTTACGCCTCCCCAAAAGCCATGTCAGACAAATTCTCAAACTGAATTGTTGTTGTATCACACTACACATGTTTACAATTGCACTGTATTAAAGAGTTGGTGAaggtagggctgggcgatataccgcttaataccgaataccggtggttttttttaaaactatattcatttttcagataccgcaataccggggtgtcagggtactcacccgtgcggcccggtctcgcgtgCGTCctgttgtccgcgggacgttgcgcacgcgcatccaggtgcgcgtgcgtcaaagcgcacgtacatgtcaaagcgtgcacgtccgtgatgcgctgacggcgccggttctgtgcatgcgtggggggtatttaaagctatcaaacgcctcctcctgtgctatgttgtctgcggccttgcctgggaaactaagcctgcctgatttaccttacgactttctgttgccgatccttcgcttgactgattttcaatactgcagtaattattttctaatttattaggaaatggggttaacacctaatcatgcatggaaaaaaaaaataccgtcaaataccgtgacaccgatataattttgaaaaatactgtaatataaatttttggtcataccgcccagctctaggtgAAGGTTAAGTAAAAAAGACCTCAGCTCTAACATCTCAGATCTAAGTTCCTCTACTTTATACTAGGGATGAagcaaatccactattttggtatccggccaaaccccaaatccattgaaaagatttgggcaaataccaaactgaatcctaatttacatatgcaaattaggccacgGAGGGGGTTAAAGAGGACTGTATGCTTTGCACATGGTCaaaaattttataaatatataaaaatagttttttttaatccaaCCTTATGATTTTGTTATCTCAATTATGACAAATTGCGTCCTTTGTCTGCTGGAATAGTGGCACTGTGGGAAATAATAGGGTTTGTATTCAAAGGTAAAACTGCAATCTTAAGACAATAACCCATTTTATATAAGCTGCAGAAAGAGAGGGCAAAGACATTTTCTTcctaatatttccattaggcaaATACATAATCATTTCTAAAATGGTcctggaaactttttttttttttaaatgtattttcaaaataaacaggAACAGAAAAGAAGATTTCAGACATTAACAGTAATCATATTTGGCAATATATAGAATGTCgggtaaatataaaaaataacaatatagtGTGATTCTTAAGAAtgaaatgtgtatgtgtgtttctatatatctctgTAGGAGCTGGCTTTTCTGGATGACAGTAACACTGTATATAAGCTGATTGGTCCAGTGCTGGTAAAACAGGACCTGGAAGAGGCAAAGTCTACTGTGGATAAAAGACTTCAGTACATTAATGGAGAAATGTGAGTAGTGTTTTTCTTTAGTCTGTATTGAGATTAATAACTGGTTTGTATAATGTTTGAATGTTTGTTTCTCAGCAAAAGATATGAGACCACACTTAAGGATATGGAGCAGCGTTCAGAGCAACATAGGGCATCCCTTACTAAGCTTCAACAAGATTACCAGAGGACACAAGGAAAGGGGCCAGTGAAGGCCTGAGGGGCATTCAGAATAATCTATAACCCTAGACCTGGTTTTCATTGGTCATTAATGCTCCAGGACTGTGTAACCAAAACTTTGCCCACCATTTATTTTCCTGGAATACTTTTGGCACCTCCTGCCTCTTGTGCACACTGATGCCACTTCTTGGACAGTAAGAGCTTCATTGTGGAAATACTATGTCTTGAATTGTGTTGGGTAATAAAAATGCTTTGACTCCGAGAGGACTTAATCTTATCTTTCCTGGGAGAATAGCAGAACATTGCACGTAAGAAATACACAAACCATACATATAGTTTCTGAACAAATGGAACAACTCCTGACCTATGAACAATAAGTACCAATAGAAATGTAAGAAGTGAAATTAGATACCAAGGGGCCTCCACCCAAAAtaggttttgtttgtttgtataagagattaataattctaagcaacattccattATGCACTAAACAATTGAGTGGTTCAAtggttatttgtaaattacattGCTTTTAAAAGTAGTGTTTTTCTGCAGGTCTGTTAATCTTTTGGCTTTTGTTATTGAACACCATTGAATAACTGtataaaaaaagttgcttagagttacaTCTTCTTTTATTATGCCAAAAAGTGTTGAACCTCTTTAAGGAAGACTAATATTTTCAGCCCAATTACTACATATTAGAGAAATTACATgactaaaatacatttgtgtCTCCAGATCTATTAATGGACCCATGTGCTTGGTTCGTGGCACTGGATCAGaagtgtgtagcgctggctccttctgaaagctcagactcacaatgcactAAGATTAGGTAGAGTTAACAGTGTAAAAAGTATACCAtgaaatcatgacaaaatccctttgtGAGCTCAGCAGCACCCACGCTGCAAGGGGGGTGGACGCCGATAATGGGTCTCTCAGCAGCTCCAGAGTATGTAGCTTAAAGAAATACAAAAACGTTAAAAATCTAGTCTTTAGGAGCTTGTTTTCCAGTGGCCATGTGATTGTACATGTGATACCTGTAAGATACACACAGTTACATTTGGAACATTAACCCCTTCAATACTATATGAAAATGTCATGAAAGTCAAATTTGGTCTGtggaatttaaaggagacatatcctataaaaatgatgaatgtagcAGTCAATTATACTTCTAGATAtagaattctctggatgtgcagggctctcagtacactgcactgtaggacaggaaccaatcagcagctaggctgacctgatagggaactgaagcctgtctttgcttgtgtgagtgcaaggctgtgattggctatccccttcctactgtgcttctggcagggactgttagaacactcccacccttcatttcaaaaaTGGACGGAggactgataggatctatagggagctccaataaaagggccatttttacagataggactaatttttagcacaaagtgaaaccggcaccatatattattcataattgcctacaaaattagaggttttccatttatccaatatgtttcctttaaaatcAATGTTGCTGAAATGCTGCATCAAGAAATATTGTAGTGCCACTTCTTTAGTTGACTTCTTTAGCCCAACTTTGGATGTGTTCGTAGCCATGAGGGCTTCCCCAGCTATTCCTGTAATCCAGCATTTCTTGACAGCTTATTTATGGCTTATATGTGCTAACATTAATCAGTGCATTTACTGTGCTGAATGCTTCATTCTAATATATAGAATCAGGGctgaacatttttattaaaataacaaacACGCCGTATGAAAAAGGTAGTTTATATGCAGAATTTCTAAGTACAGttacaataaacataaatatatcaaCATCACAGATGTTTTATACAGGTGTATGTACAATAAAATGCACTCTTCCATCATCATACAAATATAATAGTGTTCTACCAATAGTGTATATGGAACGCAGCAGCACAATGACAATATACAGTCTGATGTCACTTCCGGCACATGTGTAACACGGGTTTATTGCATCATTCCcttttgacaggcactagaggttCCCATTAGTATGACTTGGCACATGAGATCATTTAGCATTGTATGCCATAGTGTACTGGAGCATCTTGTTGGGCGATAAAAGTGTGATGTCTGCTTGTGACATGTCATTGGTAAAGTCAGTAACACAGGATCCTGTTGTGTTTAGATTTCAATATAAGATTTTttcctgtatatttttaattCCTCTTTACTTTGGGAGCAGATGAATCTCATGGTGAGCTTTAGAAAAGTGCTCTTGCAAGGTCTCCTGCCTTTGCTTTGACCTTAGGGATTGTGGCACTGATGAGCATTTTAGCGGGTGCCTGGGTGTCTGTAGAAGATGCTGAACTTACAGTCTTACGGGGACGGAGAAGAAAATCCAAGCTTGCAGAGCTCATGGCATAGAAAACATTTGCTTTCTCTGGAATAACCAATTCTGATGAGACAAATAATATAACTGTTATTGTACAAACTCAGTAACAGAGTCTCGGTAACACCAGAATATTAATTTCATGACATTACCATATGCTGTAGCTGTGTCATTAAAGGAAAAAGGACCAATCCATGAAGGAGGAAAATTTATGCTGCAGGAGCAGATAAATTATTTTTGCATGGACCAAAACAAATTGGTTCACTATGTGGcaatatggaaaaataaaacctaTGTGGGATCTACAAGTGTTTTATATGTCTATAAAAGTAAACAATGTATAACCTGTCTCTATGGCATGCTCCGGAGTACTGGGTATAGAGTATACTCTGTGCAATTAGAATTATCACATATATACAAAGTATCGGTATGTGAATCAAACTGAGATGATAAGCAACCCTCTGGGCACACAACCATATGGGTATCTAGGGCTTCATGTATGATTTATTCAATCAGACATAAACCCTCAACACAAAGGGGAGCAGTATGATAAAACTGCAGGCACGGAAATAGTACACTTAACaataaataaactaattttcCTATGGTGCCTTGCACACTTCTGATATTCCCCTTCATTACAGGTATTTTAGCCACAGAATATGCAAGGAAATTATGGGAATTTGGGTCTTGGCTGGGGGACAGCTGACTACTGCAACATTGTATCAATTTTAAATTTAGTCTGAGTAGTACATGGGAAGTCATAAACCGTGAACAAGGCCCTCTAAGTTTTGCATGGATTAtcaatttattttgtatgtaatggcatatttattacagtgtgtaagccaacatcactagtgatgttgtctatagcaaccagtcagcaattaggatttaacagtcacctacaaattagaaaaccaaagcaaagacctggctggttgctatgggcaacatcactggtgatgttggcttacacactgtaataaaaatGCCCCTAAATGTGTACTCTAGGGTACTGTACAatactgctgaatatgttggtgctttataaatacgtgttaataataataactgcaaaTGAGAAACAGCTAATGCTGTAAATAGCAAGTACAGTTATAAATGACTTAAAAAGCCTTGAGCATTTTTAATTTATACatatttgaaagttgcttagaattacatttgcgTCCATGCTAAACTTATATTTGGGGTAATATCTGTGTAACCACATATATGAAATTTGCTACAAAAATAAATGACTGATTTCTACTGTCAAAATGCTTCTACAGCAATTGTCAGAATATGGCTCCAACTCAGTTTCACCTCTGAGGTAAATGTGAAACTCTAACCTTTGCCCTCTGGCAGCAGTTGGATGAGTTCCTGTGGCCCTTGAGGAGTCATGTGATGTTTCCTGAGAATTCGATCAATAACTGCAGGTGCTTTTTCCTGACTGCTGATCTGTAAAAGCAGAGCCACTGTTAATATGGTGTGTATGGGCAGTTTCTAAATAATACTGAGTCCTGTTGCCTGCTTACCCTCACACTTTTGTACACACTGTTCTCCTCAGCTGGCTCTACCCGCACACGAATGATGCGATGTTCTGCATTGGAGCCAGTGGGTGAAGAATGCTCTGCTGTATGGTCCAGAGATGGATGAGGCTCTGCAGAAGCATTAATAGCACTTCCACATGAGGCAGAGCGTCTATGAGTGCGTGCCACTGGACTTAATGCAAGAAGCCCTTTCATTGGCAGCTTTGGTGAACTCTGAGTGTCCAGAGCTGGCACTGATGGGCTCTTCTGGTGCTGTTAATGAGAATGTGGCAGTCTTATGTCAAATGCTGGTTATATTGGAAGGAAAAGCAAAAACATGAAAGGGGGAACAAATCAACTATTGAATGATCAGAGCAATTTACAGGGAGATTTTGCTAAAGGAATATGTCATTTAGGCAGTCAAAGATTTTCCAAACATGCCACTACCACTTGGGCCTCAGTCTTACTCAGCAGGTATATAATGTGAAGAGTGCACTTGTATCTTAGCACTCTCTGGGTTTTGAGAAATATCCTTTTGTTACAAAGAGAAAGTAAGTTTGATTACCGGACTAAGGCTGAGAGCCATCTGTCTATCACAAGGTGTATCCCAGGATACTACATGCATGCTAGGTCCAAATGGGGCTGCAATGGCAGCCAGGAGGCTGTAGGGAAAGAGATAGGAATAagaatatttacattatattagtATTATAAATGCAATAAGGAAAATCTAGCAGTTGTCcagtattttatttaataaatgaatgTCAGACCTAGAGACCTGAGGCTGCATCTGGTTGAAGTATGCTTGGCCAGCATGAAATGCTTTAGCTGAAGAGCTTTGTGTGCAGTCTGTTTATCCACGTAATTGTTTTAGGAAACTGATTTCTCACCACAATAACTTTACACTTAATAGTATGTAAAACAgtatgtaatatgtatattaAAGACATACTCTCTCGGATTGTTTTCCTGAAAATCATGTCATTTTTAAAACAGAATGGCTTTACTCAAATTTTGAAACTGTTTTAGTTTAACTATCTTTCAATGCAAACAGAGAAAGaataaggaaaactatacccccagaatgaataattaactaacagtttatattatgctgagtgacttattaaagaatctcgccaaactggaatatatatatcagtaaatactgcccttttacatcctttcccttgagccaccatttagtgatgggctgtgtgctccctcagagatcatccaacaggaaataatgcagctctaactgtaacaggaagtagtgtgggagtaaaaggcagaactctgtccattaattggctgatggggcctagcatgtatgtgtcccttggcttgtttgtgtgcactgtgaatcctatgatccgagggggtggcccttaattcttaaaatggcaattttctatttaggattacccaatagcacatactactaaataagtatatttttatgaaaatggcttatgtagatgaagcagggttttatatatgagcttgtttatgcaatatattatagagacctacattgtttgggggtatagtttcctttaagcaGCAGTACTGTCACTCTCTATAACAGACTATTGACACTCCATTGGTTGAGAAATTCTTCGTTGCCAGTGCTGTAGGGGTTTGAGTCTTTTACATGATTATGTTAAATTATGTAGAGAGATTAATATAGATAACTTAATAAGGCAAAAGAAACCAGTTATAGTAGTTTTAAACATGTAATATGTAagatatataaatttaaaaattgtGTTAGAATTTGGCTGAATGCCAGCACTTTTTGCACGATTCAGatcttgaagaaaaaaaatgaatgtgaaaaCTCTTTGTTTACAAACAGATTTCTAGATTGTGTTCAGATTAGAGATCTGGGAAATCACAAGTGTTCATTCTGAACCCTGAAGGCATaccccccaacatttgaaaaatattcaaagggacaaaaagaaatgccaaacttttttgaccactcccattttacaaaatttggcaggttatgtaaagtttgaacacatttctgtgggttttggagtcttgttttatgtgttattacagtttttctaaaaaaaataaaaggtgaaattgccctttaagtctcagttcccccaagagacctgtttagcttattagttacagttgtatctcagtgcaggtgtagcttgttaacttttctgggctctctgccaaaagctactttttaattaagtttgagaaacattattttttttagcgttcagtgcaggagatcgaagggaaatgagggacttttcagaaagaatccgggACAGGACTGCGGGCGGGACTGTAAAAATTgggacatttgggaggtatgctgAAGGTCATGTGACTTtatgggcaagggcacacagtTTATGACCTGTTTCTCTACGCCTTTATTTTGTagccaggcagagagaagcggatccactcCTATATGCTTCCAGGTTTAGCAGCACCAATAGGCATAGCTTTGATTTTCATAGATATTGCATTTTTCATATTCATGTATTACATCTGtacttaccttaagtctactaaaattatttaaacagtaattaaacccaataagattgtttttccttcaataaggattaattatatcttagttgggatcaagtgcaaggtactgtgttataattacagagaaaaaggaaaccatttttaaaaatgtgaattatttgatcgaaatggagtctatgggagatggcctttccgtaattctgaactttctggataatggatttccggataaggcgtccgatacctgtatatgcaatatTCCCACCCCCACAGTACTTTCCATAAATGGCATACCCAGTGTAACTAGTGGGCTAAATACAGAGAACCTCTGTTGTCATATTGCACATTAGTGGCTTTTACTATAACTCTGATAATCCCTCCACCAATTCAGCTAAATGTTACTAAAGAAATATACTAATATTCATATAGATACAaggtaatatataataaaaaatgtgcagcaTAAAATCCATATTAGTACATACTGATATACTTACTCTGTGCAGTGTGTGATGACCACCTTTGGTTTAGGTGGATTTGACGTTGTTACTGTGTCTTGAGTAGGTTCAATGTCACATGACAGCTGGTAACTAAAAACAAATGCGtttatttttttgtctatttattacattttcttttattaagtaCATACTAACAAATGAAGACAGGTCATTTCAGAATATGTTCATAATTGGGGCCCTCTTAACAGAGATTCCTTTGCTGGTGTATAGAGGTGGGGTCAGTCAActagtttattttaattattacaattattctttatttataaatatttggtaAATACTAAATTAATCTTCTCAGAGTTGAGCAGCATTGTCAATGGACCCCTGATATCACTGTCACCCTCTttggcctggactggcaatctgtagattttggTAATTGGCAGAGGGGCTGCAAACAGGGGCccattttacttaaaaaaatatactttttttaaaatttgtgttgGCCGTAGGGAACAGCAGGATTAGACAAAGTGGCTGCCTGGCTTGGCTCTGGAGCTTTATGTGAACAACACTGTGTGCAGCCAGGTTAAATTAAAGTGGCGCATATGTCTGTGCATGCCCTGGCCCCTCATCATCACATCTACGTTGTCTTCTGTTTCTTCTTCTGCACCcagacataaataaaaatataccagtGCCACCTGCTTGTTCTTCGGTTACACAGCTTCTGTTACAGTTTTTGtcaaaaatggcagaaaaaaatgcCTTAGTAGGGCACAAAAACGAAAAGCTCAGGCATAAAGAGCAGCAACAGGTGGCCCTGCTTAGGAACATTGCTAAACTGACTGGGTATTTGCCAAATCGTCATCCAGTCAGGCGCCAGGCCTTGAGCTTTCTGTCAGGAGAGCACGAAGGAAAACGTTCTAATGGTAAGAactagttttatatttttttaattttcctgtcTCTATCTACTCATTGATATTGTTTTGTGTTCAGTTCAGTGATAGTGCAGTTGACACACACTATCAAAGTACAATGTTTTAAGTTTGCTGCTTTTAAGATACATTTATTTAACCAAGTCTTTCTTGTTGCATGTGCAGAATAAGCTTACTGGTTGGTTGTTTTTCTGATGTGGAATGATACTGCATGATATTTTGAtggactttttggaaattattttactgttactAATAATTTGAAAGTTAATTGTTGAATATTTCGTAACTTTTTGTAATGCTAGTAGCCAGGGCCCTTTGGATAGTGTAGCATAGGGGCCTCACATCTCATTAATCCACCACTGATTATACTAATGTGattgcttggccctagggccaaattattgCATTACAATGAATGGAATATGAAATGGCGATATGAAAAGTGACCCAATGCATTCCTCAATCCAACAGAAAGTTGGCCAAATTAGTCTGAAgcacccgaatcagcagcttaaatctgcctttgtatggccacctttagggcagtggcagatgggagattagttgccccgca from Xenopus tropicalis strain Nigerian chromosome 8, UCB_Xtro_10.0, whole genome shotgun sequence encodes:
- the pfdn6 gene encoding prefoldin subunit 6 → MAEQLQEKLQSEINKYQQLQKEISNTMSARQKLEAQLTENNIVKQELAFLDDSNTVYKLIGPVLVKQDLEEAKSTVDKRLQYINGEIKRYETTLKDMEQRSEQHRASLTKLQQDYQRTQGKGPVKA